Sequence from the Pyxidicoccus xibeiensis genome:
GCGACTTGTACCTCACGCTGGTGCAGACGGCGGGGCAGCTGTGCACCTTCTCCGCCAGCGCGGACCCGTCCACGCTGCCGTCCTTCCAGTTCACCAACCTGCGCGCCACCTACGAAGAGCTGTTCCGCCGCATCTCCGACCTGATGCGCTCGGTGGCGCTGGAGCAGTGCCTGACGGTGGACCTGTCGGCGGGCACGGACGGCATGTTCCGCGGGCGGCTGGAGGACGAGCGGCTGGAGCGCTGCGGCCAGTTCCTCCTGGCCGTGCGCAGCGAGCTGCCGGAGCGCACGGTGGCGGAGCAGCTGCCCAAGCTGTCCAAGGTGGCCGCCTGGGACGACATCCGCTCGCTCCTGCAGGCCGCCGCGCCAGGCGTGCCGCTGGCGGTGACGTACCGCCCGCCGCCGGAAGTCCCGGTGCAGCCGGGCACCGTCTACTTCAGCCTGTCCATGAATGACGGCTACTGGCGCAACGTGATGCGCGACCGGAACCTCGCGCTCTACCTGCCCCAGCCTTTTGACGTGAGCCGCACCACCGTGGAGCTGCTCGCCGTCCCCACCGCCAATCGCTAAAGCCCGCCCATGGACCGAGTCACTGAAGCCACGAAGGATTGTTTCGACGCCGCGATTCACCTGCGCGGCTCGGAAGCGGCGGCCGTCCCCCCGCCGGAGACGCTGCACCACCGCCTGCGCGGCGTGGTGGACGAGATGCTGCGGCGCGCGGCCGTGCTGGGCTTCAGCCATCAGGACGCCCAGGACATGGCGTACGCGATGGTGGCCCTCATCGACGAGGTCGTCCTCGGCCGGCCGGAGGAGTACCGCCAGTTCTGGAGCTCCAACCCGCTGCAGCTCCACTACTTCAACGAGAACGTCGCCGGTGACGGCTTCTTCGCCCGCCTCAACTCCGTGCGCAAGGACCCGCACCGCGCCGAGGTGCTGCAGGTCTACTACCTGTGCATGCTCTTCGGCTTCCAGGGCCGCTACCGCATCCGCGGCGGCGAGCTGGAGCTGATGACGCTCATCGACACGGTGCAGAAGGACCTGGAGCGCGCGCGGCCCTTCGACTTCGACGTGCTGTCGCCCCACGGCGAGCGCCCCACCGAGTCGCTGATGTCCAAGCGCAAGAAGGCCTCGATGCTGGCCATCTCCGCCGGAGCGCTGGTGGTGGCGGTGCTCTTCTACGGCGTCCTGCAGTTCTTCCTCAACGATACGCTGGACGAGTTCAAGAGCCGCATCGACGTCCATGCGGCCCGGAACACGACGAACACCGGCGCGAGCGCGACTTCCGCCCCGGGGGGTGAGCAATGATGGCGTACCTGCTGCCACTGCTGGGCATTGGCGCACCCACCTTCGCCCTGCTGAGCTACCTGGGCTACACCCCGCAGCAGGCGGCCCTCATCGCCGCGCTGGCGGGCCTGCTGGCCATGGGCGTGGTGTGGCTGGTGAAGCGCCTGCGCGCGCGCGCCGCGGCCAAGAAGCTGGAGGGCGCGCTGGCGACGCAGGCGGACGAGCAGGCCGCCACCGTGCGGCCGGACCTGCAGCCCGAAATCAAGGCCATGCAGGGCGAGTTCACCAAGGCGGTGGAGGCGCTGAAGACCTCCAAGCTGGCGCGCGGCGGCAAGGACGCGCTGGCGGTGCTGCCCTGGTACCTCATCGTCGGCCCCCCGGGCGCGGGCAAGAGCACCGCGCTGCGCAACTCCGGGCTGAAGTTCCCCTACCTCTCCGCGCGCGGCGGCGTGCGCGGCGTGGGCGGCACGCGCAACTGCGACTGGTGGCTCACCAACGAGGCCGTCATCCTCGACACGGCGGGCCGCTACACCAGCGCGGAAGAGGACCGGCCCGAGTGGCTGGCCTTCCTCGACACGGTGGCCAAGCACCGCCCCAGCCGTCCCATCAACGGCCTCATCGTGGCCATCAGCGTCAGCGAGCTGATGAACGCGGACCCGCAGGCCGTGGGCGAGATGGGGCAGACCATCCGCGAGCGCCTGGATGAAATCACCACCCGGCTGAAGATGCTGGTGCCGGTGTACGTGATGATTACGAAGTGCGACCTGCTGCCCGGGTTCGTGGAGATGTTCTCCGATTTGTCGCGCGTGGAGCGCGGGCAGATCTGGGGCTTCACGGTGCCGGTGGAGCAGCAGCGCGAGGCGAGCACGGACCTGTTCCGCGAGCGCTTCGACGAGATGCTCTCCGTGCTGGAGCAGCGCAGCCTGCGCCGGCTGGGCCAGGAGCGCCGGCTGGAGACGCGCGAGAACATCTACGGCTTCCCGCAGAAGTTCGACGCGCTCCGGAAGAACCTCTCCGAGTTCCTCCAGCCGCTCTTCCTGGAGAACGTGTTCCAGGACACGCCCGTCTTCCGCGGCCTGTACTTCAACAGCGGCACCCAGGACGTGCGCGCGGTGGACAAGGTGTCCCCGTCCGCGTCGGAGCTGTTCGGCAGCACCAATGGCCGGGCGCAGACGGAAGGGGCCACGGAAGGGCGCAGCTACTTCCTCTGGGACGTCTTCACCAAGGTGATGTTCCAGGACCAGCAGATGGCGGTGCGCAGCTCGCTGGAGGAAGCGAGGGTGCGCCGGCAGCGCATGGTGCTCGCCAGCGCCGCCATGGCCGCCACCGCGCTGCTGCTGTCGCTGCCCACGCTGTCGTACTTCCAGAACCGCGCCATGGCGGAGGCCGTCACCAAGGCCATCACCGACGTGAATCTGGACCCGCGCGACGACATCCACCGCGTGGGAGACCTGCTGCCCCTGCGCAACCGGCTCCAGGAGCTGACCGAGTACGAGGAGAAGGGCGCCCCGCTGTGGATGCGCTTCGGCCTGTACCAGGGTGACAAGCTGCTGCCCCAGGCGCGCCAGTTCTACAACGCGGCCCTGCGCCGGGTGCTGCTGGGCAAGCAGTTCGAGCTCACCCAGCAGCGGCTGGAGGCCTTCGGGAAGAACCCGGACCTGCTCACGGTGCGCAACGAGTCCGACTACAGCAAGCACTTCGACGCGTACCGCCAGTACTTCGACGACCTGAAGCTGTACCTGCTGGTGACGACGCCCAGAGACCCGCGCGAGCCGGAGCTGGACGAGACGCAGCAGAAGTGGCTCGTGCAGCAGATTGTCAGCCACTGGAAGCGGGTGCGGGGCGACACGGTGGACGAGCGGGCGGTGGAGAACCACGCGTCCACGTACCTGCGCATGCTCGCCAACGAGCAGATGCTGCCGGAGGAGCAGAAGCCCTTGCGCGAGCAGCGCATCGCCTTCGCGCGCGAGAAGGGTGTCATCTTCGCCGCGCGCCGCTCCCTCAACAACGTGCCCCTGGTGCGCCTGGAGCTGGCGCAGCTGGTGGCCAACGTCAGCAACGAGTTCCCGGACGTGACGCTGGAGCAGCTGGTGGGCGCGGTGCCCCAGATGAACGCCAGCCAGCGGGTGCGCGGCGCCTTCACCCGCCACGCCTATGACCAGGTCATCCGCCAGCGGCTGGAGCTGGCCTTCCAGGACCAGCAGTCCTGGGTGCTGGACCGCGACGAGAAGGTGGACGCGGTGGAGTCGCGCCGCGAGCTGCGCACGCGCTACTTCGAGACGTACATCCAGGAGTGGAAGGACTTCCTCAGCTCCATCCGGGTGCAGGCGCCGGAGAACCTCACGCAGATGGAGAGCCTGCTCACCAACCTGACGCGGGGCCAGCCCAAGCCCTACGGCAAGCTGTTCAAGGCGCTCACCTACAACGTGCAGCTGGACAAGCGGGACACCGAGGTGGCGAAGGCCGCCGGCGGCAAGCTCCAGGCCGTCAAGGAGTTCTTCGGGGCCAAGCCGGAAGAGACGCTGGTGGCGAGGCGCGAGCTCATCGACCCCAACTCGCCCTCGGGTGCCCAGGAGATAACCACCCGGGACCTGGAGCGGGAGTTCAACTCGCTCATCCGCTTCTACACGCAGACCTACAAGACGGATGACGGCGAGGAGGAGCTGACCGAGCTGAAGAACTTCGAGGAGCACCTCGAGAAGGTCCAGGCCACGCTGCTGGCGGTGAAGGACAAGCCGGCCGAGGCGGGCCTGCTGCTGGACAAGATCGAGACCACCCGCTCGGACGTGCTGGCGACGGTGCGCAAGCAGTCGGACAACGTGGCCATCTTCGAGCTGCTGCTGCTGCCGCCCTTCCAGGAGATGCGCTCGGTGGTGTTCGAGGGCGTGGCGGACGGCAAGAGCAAGCTGTTCTGCGACCAGGTGGTGACGCCGTGGCAGCACACCTTCAAGGGCCTCTACCCGTTCGACCGCACGTCGCAGAAGGACGCGCCCCTGCCGGAGGTCGCCGAGTTCCTGCGGCCCGAGGGCGGCATCGTCCGCAGGTTCGTCAAGGAGCAGCTGCTGGAGGACGTGGTGGCCACCGGCCGCACCTTCGAGTTCACCTCGTCGGGCGGCGCCATGTACCGGCCGGAGCTGCTCAACTTCCTGACGCGGACGAACGCGCTCGCGTCCACGCTCTTCCCCGGCGGCGACACCGTCGACCCGCTGGTGCGCTTCCAGGTCCGCCTGCGCCCGGGCGTCTCCGCGGACGGCACCGCGTCGCAGATCTCCTCCATCACCTTCACGCTGGACGGCGCGGACGAGACGTACCGCAACGGCCCGGACACGCTGTGGAAGCCGATGATCTGGCCCGGCCAGGCCGGCAAGCTCGGCGCGCGCATCCTCGTGCAGAGCGCCGACGGCGCCACGGAGACGGCGCTGGAGGCCGAGGGTGAGTGGGGCCTGTTCCGCCTGCTGGAGCGCGTGAAGCGCATCGAGCCCAGCCCGGACGGCCGCTACTTCACCGCCACGTGGGAAATCGAGGAGATGGGTGGGGCGATGGTCTCCATCGACTTCCGCCCCGAGCGCACCTCCAACCCCTTCTTCGGGCAGGCGGGCAACACCTCCAAGCTGCTGGCCATCTTCAGGGATCCGGGGCTGCAGCCGCCCGCGGGCATCTCGCGCAAGAAGGTCGGCTGCGCGCTCCAGGCCGTGGCGGCGGAGGGAACTCCCTGACATGACGGCGCAGTCGCAGCGCATCGGCCTGCTGGGAAAGACGCCTCGCCAGGCCGAGTTCGTGAAGCTCAACGCGGCCACGCCCCTGGCCCTCCAGCTCTACGGCTGGATGGAGGAGGGCGTGGAGCGTGCGCGGCGGGCCCGGGTGGACCTGCCCTCGGAGCCCATCTCCTTCGTCTTCACCGGGCCGGGCCAGAAGCAGGCGCTGGTGGGGCTGATGACGCCCAGCCAGGACAGCGTGGGGCGGGCCTTCCCGCTCGCCGTCTTCACCGAGGTGGCCTCGGCGGACACCGCGCCGCGCTATGCCCTCACGCCAGAGGCCTTCCAGCCCTTCCTGCGCGCGGCGGGTGAGCTGGCGCGCACGGCGGCCGAGGTGGACGTTCCGCGGCTGCTGGAGCGCACGGCCTCGCTGCCTTTGCCCGGGCCGGGGGACTTCAGCGTGGCGAAGCGCCTGCGTGACACCGCGCTGGCGGAGCACCGCATGAAGGACCTGCTCGCCCCGGTGACGGAGGGCGCGCCGGACGGCGGGCACTACTACGCGCTGCACACCTTCCTCACCGCCTGCATGGGGGAGCGCGGCCGCGAGCAGTCCCCCGCGGGCGTGGCGCTGGACTGTCCCCTCGCCGCGAGCGTGGGCCCGGTGGCGTGGCTGGAGCTGTCCGCGCGCCTGCTGCGCTGGCCCCACCAGCCTCCCGCCTTCTTCTGGTCCGAGGGGGAGCGGCCCCGGCTGCTGCTCAGCCTGGGCGCGGCCACCCCCGCCCTCTTCCTGTCCCTGGCCCAGCCCGGCCGCCCCGGCGCCCAGGTGTGGCCGCTGCGCACCGAGCGCCCCGCCGCCATCGACAACGCGCGCAAGGGCTTCCGGCCCGCCGCGCGCCAGGTCATCGACACACCGTCCACCACCCTCGAGCAGCTGCTGCGCGCGCTGGCTCCGTGAGCCCGCCCATTCCTCCTATGCCGCCCACCCTCGAAGAGCTTCGCGAGCGCGCCCGTCCCTGGGCCGAGCCCGTGCCCGGTGCCGCTCCCGCCGGCGTGCAGGCGAAGCACGAGCCGGCCTACGAGGCCGTGGCCACGGAGGTGGCCAAGCTCGAGTCCCCCGCCAGCAAGGCCGTGCGCTGGGACGCCGTCGTCGAGGGCGCCGGCGAGCTGCTCAAGGGCACCACCAAGGACCTGTGGCTCGCCTCGTACCTGGCCTACGGCATGTACGTCACCCAGGGCGTGGACGGCGCCGCCACCGGGGCCACCCTCCTCGCCGAGGTGACGGAGCGGTACTGGCCGGACCTCTTCCCGGAGCTGAAGCGGCTGCGCGGCCGGGCCAACGCCGTCGGCTGGTTCGTGGAGCGGCTGGGCCGCATCCTCCCCTCGGTGGACCAGGGCGCGGTGACGGCCGACTCCGTGGACGCGCTCGCCCTCGCGGTGAAGCGGCTGTCCCAGCTGTCCCGCGAGCGCTTCGCGGACTCCGCCCCCGCCTTCGGTCCGCTCCAGGACGCCATCGCCCGGCTGCGCGCGGGGCTTCCCGAGCCCGAGCCCGCGCCGGAGCCCCCGCCCCCGCCCCAGGCCGAGCCCGCGCCCCAGCAGGCCGAGCCCGCCCCCACGCAGCCTCCCGCGAGCGCCGCGCCCGCGGCCCCCGCGCCCGTGAAGGCCGCGCCCGCGGCGAAGGCCGCTCCGGCCGCCGCGCCCGTGGACGTGCCGCCCCTGCCGACGCTCCCCGCGACGCCGGACCTGTCCAACGCGGAGGCCGTCACCGACTTCCTGCGCACCGTGGGCACCGCGCTGCTGGGCGCGGCCGGAGCGCTGCGCCGGGTGAGTCCCGCCGACCCCCTGCCCTACCGGCTGCAGCGCCAGGGCCTGTGGCTGCACCTCACCCGCCCGCCCGCCGCGGGCGCCAATGGCCGCACCTCGCTGCAGCCGCTGCCGGAGCCGCTGCGCGGCAAGCTCCAGACGCTGGAGACGAACCAGCGCTGGGCCGACCTCTTGGACGAGTCCGAGTCCGCGCTGGGCCAGCACCGCTTCGCGCTGGGCCTGCACCGCTTCAGCGCCACCGCGCTGACGGGCCTGGGCGAGTCCCACGCCGCCGCCCACGCCACGCTGCTGCAGGAGCTGGGCATCCAGCTGCGGCGCATGCCCGGCGTGGAGGAGCTGCTCGCCACCAACGGCGCGCCCCTCACCGACGAGGCCACCCGCGCCTGGCTGCGCGCGGAGGTGCTCCCCGCGGGCGCCCCCGCGGCCTCCCCCACCGCCGGTGCTCCGGGCCACGCGCCCGTGGCGCTGTCGCTGCCGCCGCTGTCGCTCGCGGTGGAAGCGTCCAACTCCGGAAACGGACCTGCCCTGGAGGAGGAGGCGCGCGCGCTGCTGGCCTCGGGCCGCGTCGCCGACGCCGTCTCCCGGCTCCAGGCCGCCGTCGCCTCCGCCAGCACCGGCCGCTCGCGATTCCTCTCACGACTGGCTTTGGCGCGGCTGTGTGCCAATGCAGGACAGCTCCCGCTCGCGCGCGCCGTCTTTGACGTGCTCGACGAGGAAGTCACCACCCACGCGCTCGACACGTGGGAGCCGGCCCTCGCGGCGGCATGCCTCGAAGGCTGGTTGTCGACCCGCACCCCTGGGGAAAAGGAGGGGGGGCCGTTGGCAGTAAAAGTCCGAAACCGGTATCGTCGTCTAGCGCGGTTGGATTCTTCCGCCGCGTTGCGCGTCGGCGCCTGATGCAACCCTGTTGTACCGCGGCGAAGCTTTCCCCGATGCGACGCCCGCGCCCAAACGCAGCACTCAAGGAGAAAGCCGCAGATGAGCAAAGAGAGTTCCGTCGCCCCCACCGAGCGCGTCAACATCGTCTACAAGCCCGCCACCGGCAATGCCCAGGAGCAGGTGGAGCTGCCGCTGAAGGTCCTCATGATGGGGGACTTCACGGGCCAGGAAGACGCCCGCCCGCTGGAGCAGCGCGCGCCCATCAACGTCGACAAGACCAACTTCAACGAGGTCATGGCCCAGCAGAACCTCAAGGTCACCCTCACCGCGGCGGACAAGCTCTCCAGCGACCCGGCCGCGACCATGAATGTCACGCTCCAGTTCAAGAACCTGAATGACTTCTCCCCGGAGAGCGTCGTCAACCAGGTTCCCGAGCTGAAGAAGCTGCTGGAGCTGCGCAGTGCGCTCAACGCCCTCAAGGGGCCCCTGGGCAACCTGCCCGCCTTCCGCAAGAAGCTGCAGGGGCTGCTGGCCGACGAAGAGGGCCGCAAGGCGCTCATCAAGGAGCTGGGCCTCAAGGACGAGACCAAGTAGCCCTTTTCGGGGGAACTGAAACACCATGCCTAACGAGACCCAGACCCAGAAGCCCACCGGCGCCGCCACTGGCGCCGCCTCGCTGTCGCTGCTCGACGAGATTCTCTCCGAGGCCAAGCTCAAGCCCAAGGACGAGGGCTATGACGTCGCCAAGCGCGGCGTGCAGGCCTTCATCACGGAGATGCTGGCCCCCAACCGCTCCGAGGAGCGCGTGGACAAGGCCCTCGTCGACGCGATGATTGCGGAAATCGACAAGCGCCTGTCCTCCCAGGTCAACGAAATCCTCCACGCCTCCGAGTTCCAGAAGCTCGAGTCCTCGTGGCGCTCGCTGAAGTTCCTGGTGGACCGCGTGGACTTCCGCGAGAACACCCGCGTGGAGATGCTCAACGTCTCCAAGGCGGACCTCCAGAAGGACTTCGAGGACGCGCCGGAAGTCACCAAGAGCGGCCTGTACAAGCTCGTGTACTCCAACGAGTACGGCGTCTTCGGCGGCAAGCCCTACGGCATCATCTCCGCCAACTACGACTTCGACGTGGGCCCGCAGGACATGGAGCTCTTGCGCAAGTGCGCGTCCGTGGCCGCCATGGCGCACGCGCCCTTCATCGCCAACGCCGCGCCGGACGTCTTCGGCGAGCAGAGCTTCCTCAAGCTGCCGGACCTCAAGGACCTCAAGTCCCTGTTCGAGGGCCCGCAGTACGCCCGGTGGCACTCGTTCCGCGAGTCCGAGGACGCGCGCTACGTGGGCCTGGCGCTGCCGCGCTTCCTCTTGCGCCTGCCCTACGGTGAGAAGACCGTCCCCGTGAAGGCCTTCAACTTCACCGAGGACGTCGTCGGCAACCACGCCAGCTACCTGTGGGGCTACGCCTCCGTGGCCATGACGAGCCGCGTGGCGGACTCCTTCGCCAAGTTCCGCTGGAGCCCGAACATCATCGGTCCCCAGTCCGGCGGCGCGGTGGAGAACCTGCCCCTGCACCAGTACGAGGCCATGGGGGAGATCCAGACCAAGATTCCCACCGAGGTCATGCTCACCGAGCGCCGGGAGTACGAGCTCGCCGAGGAGGGCTTCATCGGCCTGGTGTTCCGCAAGGACTCCGACAACGCGGCGTTCTTCAGCGCCAACTCCACGCAGAAGCCCAAGTTCTTCGGCAACACGCCGGAGGGCAAGGCCGCGGAGACGAACTACCGTCTCGGTACGCAGCTGCCCTACATGTTCATCATGACCCGCCTGGCGCACTACATCAAGGTGCTGCAGCGCGAGCAGATTGGCAGCTGGAAGGAGAAGGCGGACCTCGAGCGCGAGCTCAACCACTGGCTCAGCCAGTACATCTCCGACATGGACGACCCGGCGCCCGCGGTGCGCTCGCGCCGTCCGCTGCGCGCCGCGCGCGTCGTCGTGGAAGACGTGGATGGTCAGCCCGGCTGGTATCGTTGCAGTCTGCAGGTGCGCCCGCACTTCAAGTACATGGGCGCTTCGTTCACCCTGTCCCTCGTGGGCAAGCTGGACAAGGAGTGAGCCCTCCTTCACGTTGCGTCGGACAAATCAGTTAGGTTGTAGGGGCTCCATCACACCCGGGCTTGGAAGTGAGCCCGGGTCCACCAGCGCGCACCGCGCGCAATGCGAAGAGGTCAGGTTATGGCCGAAGCAGTATCCCTGTTCCTGAAGGCGAACGGCACCGACATCAAGGGCGAGAGCACGCAGACGAGCCTGGGCCGCCAGGACTCCATCGAGTGCCTCTACTACGACCAGAAGGTCTTCACCGCGCGTGAGTCGGGCTCCGGCCTGGCGACGGGCCGCCGCCAGTACGAGGGCATCACCCTGCGCAAGCGCATCGACAAGGCCTCGCCGCTCCTGATGAAGGCGCTCTGCGAGAACCAGGTCATCGAGGCGACCTTCAAGTTCTTCCGCCCGAACCCCACGGGTGACGGCACCACCGAGCAGTTCTACTCGGTGTCCATCAAGAAGGCGCGCATCAACAGCATCAAGCAGGTCGTCCCGGACTCCTTCGTCCCGGCCAGCACCAACCTGCCTCCCTACGAGGAGATCACCCTGGTGTTCCACACCATCAACTGGACGATCAACGCCGGTGGTGTGACGCACGAGGACACCTGGGATACCCAGCGCTAGTCATTCGCTCCTCCCGCCGGCCGCCCGTGCAGACGTGTACACGGGCGGTCGGGGGTGGAGGGCGGGACTGAAGACACCCCATGGGCTCCCGAGGCTTGCTGTCGCGCATCGCCGAAGGCAACGGCACGCTCGCCCCACCCGGCGACGTGGTGGAGTCCATCGCCGAGCACCTGCGCAACCTGCTGAACACGCGCAGGGGTGAATCCGTGGCGGCTCCGGGCTACGGCATCCTGGACCTCAACGACATCGTCCATTCGTACGCGTCCGCCATTCCGAGGATGACGCAGTCCATCCGGACGGCCATCCAGGAGTACGAGCCGCGACTGAAGAACGTGGTGGTGCAGTACGCGGCGGACCCGGCGGACCCGACGGCCCTGCGCTTCGACATCAGCGCCCAGCTCGCCACGCGCAACCGGCGGGGCACGGTGCGCTTCCACACGCAGGTGCATCCGGGCGGACGAGTGGACCTGTGGTGAGCCACGGGTGAGTGAAAAAGGGCGAGGATGTTCAGCAAGTACTACCTGAGCGAGCTGTCGTACCTGCGGGAGATGGGGCGGGCCTTCGGCCTGGCCAACCCGTCCGTCGCGGGCCTGCTGGTGGAGCGCGGCGCGGACCCGGACGTGGAGCGGCTGCTGGAGGGCTTCGCCTTCCTGACGGCGCGCATCCGCGAGCGGGTGGACGACGACGTGCCGGAGCTGGTGCACGGCCTGACGGAGCTCTTGCTCCCCCACTACCTGCGCCCGCTGCCAGCCTCGACGATTGTGGAGTTCAGCCCGCACCTGCGCGCGCTGCGCGGCCGCTCGCGCGTGCCCGCGGGGGCGGAGGTGGCCTCGCAGCCCATCGACGGGACCTCCTGTGTCTTCCGCACCACCACGGACGTGGACCTGCTGCCCGTGCAGCTGACGGACGCGCTGCTGGACCGCGCGTCGATTACGTCCCCGGTGCTGCGGCTGTTCTTCCAGACGACGGAGCAGGGCCGCGCGGAGGTGTTCCGCCCGCAGGGGCTGCGCCTGTTCATCCACGGTGAGCTGTCCGCCGCGTCGGTGGTGCTGCTGTGGCTCTTGCGCTACTGCCGCCAGGTGCGCGTGCGCGGCGCGTCCTCGGAAGGCGAAGGCTACAAGCTGCCGGCCAACGCGCTGCACCCGGTGGGCTTCGACCGGGACTTCAAGCTGCTGCCCTGGCCGCGCGCCAGCGAGGGCTACCGCCAGTTGCAGGAGTACCTGACGCTGCCGGAGAAGTTCCTGTTCTTCGACGTGCGCGGGCTGGACGCCGCGGCGGGCGTGAAGGACGACAAGTTCGAGATTGCCTTCCACCTGGAGCGGCCGCCGCCCCTGGACGCGCGCATCCACCGGGAGATGTTCCGGCTGCACTGCGCGCCGGTGGTCAACCTCTTCAGCGTCCCGGCGGACCCCGTCCTCCACCAGACGCTGGACCGGGAGCACCTGCTGCGCGCGTCGGACCTGCCGGCCAACCACGCCGAGGTGTACTCGGTGGATGCGGTGACGGGCCTGCAGGCGGGCCGCAACGAGCGGCGCATGTACCGGCCCTTCTTCGAGTTCAGCCACACCGTCGGCGGCGCCGCGGAGCAGTCCTTCTACCGGCTGCGGCGCGCGCACTCGCCGCTGGACGAGGGCATCGACACGTACATCACCCTGGAGACGCCGCGGGACGTGGTGACGGTGCTGGGCGCCGAAGAGGCGCTCTCCATCGACCTGACGTGCACCAACCGCTCGCTGCCCTCGCGGCTCCAGGTGGGCGACCTGACGGCCTCCACCGCGGCCAGCCCCACGCAGGCGAAGTTCAAGAACATCTCCCCGGTGAGCCGGCCGGC
This genomic interval carries:
- the tssF gene encoding type VI secretion system baseplate subunit TssF gives rise to the protein MFSKYYLSELSYLREMGRAFGLANPSVAGLLVERGADPDVERLLEGFAFLTARIRERVDDDVPELVHGLTELLLPHYLRPLPASTIVEFSPHLRALRGRSRVPAGAEVASQPIDGTSCVFRTTTDVDLLPVQLTDALLDRASITSPVLRLFFQTTEQGRAEVFRPQGLRLFIHGELSAASVVLLWLLRYCRQVRVRGASSEGEGYKLPANALHPVGFDRDFKLLPWPRASEGYRQLQEYLTLPEKFLFFDVRGLDAAAGVKDDKFEIAFHLERPPPLDARIHREMFRLHCAPVVNLFSVPADPVLHQTLDREHLLRASDLPANHAEVYSVDAVTGLQAGRNERRMYRPFFEFSHTVGGAAEQSFYRLRRAHSPLDEGIDTYITLETPRDVVTVLGAEEALSIDLTCTNRSLPSRLQVGDLTASTAASPTQAKFKNISPVSRPARAPLGSELHWRLLSHLAINQHSLADAAALRRLMDLYNFHSLTDNLAARASRLRINAIRTVETKPVTRFLEGAPLRGHRTRVDLDEENFMGVGDSFLFGCILEELLASHVTINSFNELSIRLHPSQTEYTWLPRNGSQTLL
- the tssE gene encoding type VI secretion system baseplate subunit TssE gives rise to the protein MGSRGLLSRIAEGNGTLAPPGDVVESIAEHLRNLLNTRRGESVAAPGYGILDLNDIVHSYASAIPRMTQSIRTAIQEYEPRLKNVVVQYAADPADPTALRFDISAQLATRNRRGTVRFHTQVHPGGRVDLW